CGCCGGCTCGGCAGGGGAGGGGAAACGCCATCCCCCGAGGCACTGCGGCGAAAGGGCCGCCGAGTTGAAGAAAGGCCCGGACGCACACCCCTGAGGCCATCGCGACGACACCCGAAGGGAGAGATTTGAAGGGGCAAACGCCGCCGGGCCACCCCCCAGGACAGCCTGTCGGGAATTGCCCTCTCAGATTTCGTGTGATATATTGTATTTCATAGAGTTTTTTACGGTCAACACCTTCGGTAAAAGGGAGAGGGAGCGCCCGCGAGGCGGTCCCTCAGATGAAAGGAAGGGTAAATCACATGCTGAACAGGGACAAAATCGCGGCCGTCGCCGCCGACATGAGAGCCAGAGGCGTCGACGTCTTCATCATCGGCACATCGACAGATCTCGAGTACGTCAGCGGTCTGGCCATGCACGATTGCGAGCGTTTCAAGGCCCTTTTCGTCAAGGCCGACGGCGGCACCTTCTGCCTCGTCCCCCACATCTACCTTCAGGAGTTTCAGTCGGGCATGCCCGACACGACGCCCCTCTACGTCTGGGAGGATCACGACTGGTTCTACTCCGCCCTTGCCCGCGCCTTCGAGGAACAGGGCATCCCGGCGGGGGCCAAGGTGGCCGTCAACGACAGCGTCCGCGCCGTCGACGCCATCGAGGTGGCCGGCCGCCAGAAGGTGGAGCTCGTCAACGGGTGGCACTACCTGGACGCCATGAGATCCCACAAGGATGCCGACGAGGCGGCGGCCATGCTCCGTGCCGGTCAGATCGCCGACGAGGCGCTGACGGCCCTTCTCCCCTTCATCCGTCCCGGCAGGACGGAGAGGGAGCTCAAGCGGCGTCTCCTCGACCTTTTCGAGGAGAAGGGAGCCCAGGGGATCTCTTTCACCCCCATCGTGGCCCGAGGGGCCAATGCGGCCATGGCCCACTACAACAAAGAAGACGGCATCGTCGGTGATCACGATACGGTCCTCTTCGACTTCGGCTGCCGCTACAAAGGCTACTGTTCGGACATGACCCGGACCCTCTTCGTCGGCGAGGCGACGGAGGAGGAGCGGACGCTTTACGAGATCGTCCGCCGCGCCCAGGCCGCAGGTGAGGCCGCCGTGCGCCCCGGAGTGACGTCCCAGGAAGTGGACCGGGCGGCACGACGCGTCATCGAAGAGGCCGGCTACGGCGCCTATTTCAACAACCGTCTGGGCCACGGCATCGGCCTCGCCGTCCACGAGACGCCCTACATCATGGAAGGGAATGAACAGGTCCTGGAGCCGGGCATGACTTTCAGCATCGAGCCGGGCATCTACATTCCGGGCAAGATCGGCATCCGCATCGAGAACATCGTCCTCGTCACCGACGAAGGCTGTCGGCCCCTGAACGTCTTCCCCCGGGAGATCGTCAACGTCCTCGACTTCGAGTAGGCCTCAGCGGCAGAGGCGCTCGACGATCGAGGGGGCGATCCTCTCCAGCGGAAGGACCTCGTCGACGGCGCCGAGAGCGATGGCCTCCTTGGGCATGCCGAAGACGACGGAACTCCTCTCGTCCTGAGCGATCGTCCAGGCACCGGCCCTTCTCATTTCGAGAAGCCCCTGTGCCCCGTCTTTGCCCATTCCCGTCAGGATGACACCGAGAGCGTTGGCCCCGGCATAGCGGGCCACGGAGCAGAAAAGGACTTCCACGGAGGGGCGCTGGTGAAAGACCAGAGGCCCCTCTTTCACTTCGACGTAGTAGGCCGCGCCGCTCCTCTTGAGAACGGTGTGGCAGTTTCCCGGAGCGATGAGGGCCTTGCCTTGTCTGAGCCGTTCGCCGTTCTCGGCCTCCTTCACCTCCAGAGAGCAGAGCTCGTCGAGGCGGCCGGCGAAGGAACGGGTAAAGTGCTGGGGCATGTGCTGGACGAT
The DNA window shown above is from Aminithiophilus ramosus and carries:
- a CDS encoding CheB methylesterase domain-containing protein, giving the protein MRRLDLLGRRPPPVRLAPSGRALLKTTHRVVAIGASTGGTEAIRVVLQGLPPDMPPIVIVQHMPQHFTRSFAGRLDELCSLEVKEAENGERLRQGKALIAPGNCHTVLKRSGAAYYVEVKEGPLVFHQRPSVEVLFCSVARYAGANALGVILTGMGKDGAQGLLEMRRAGAWTIAQDERSSVVFGMPKEAIALGAVDEVLPLERIAPSIVERLCR
- a CDS encoding M24 family metallopeptidase, which translates into the protein MKGRVNHMLNRDKIAAVAADMRARGVDVFIIGTSTDLEYVSGLAMHDCERFKALFVKADGGTFCLVPHIYLQEFQSGMPDTTPLYVWEDHDWFYSALARAFEEQGIPAGAKVAVNDSVRAVDAIEVAGRQKVELVNGWHYLDAMRSHKDADEAAAMLRAGQIADEALTALLPFIRPGRTERELKRRLLDLFEEKGAQGISFTPIVARGANAAMAHYNKEDGIVGDHDTVLFDFGCRYKGYCSDMTRTLFVGEATEEERTLYEIVRRAQAAGEAAVRPGVTSQEVDRAARRVIEEAGYGAYFNNRLGHGIGLAVHETPYIMEGNEQVLEPGMTFSIEPGIYIPGKIGIRIENIVLVTDEGCRPLNVFPREIVNVLDFE